In Ruminococcaceae bacterium BL-6, a genomic segment contains:
- the mutY gene encoding Adenine DNA glycosylase: protein MSIYSEYDFEKIVSPLLSWYGRAARVLPWRDHPEPYRVWVSEIMLQQTRVEAVKPYFERFLAALPTVSDLARAPEEQLLKLWEGLGYYSRARNLQKAARIMAERHRGEVPASYEELLALPGIGEYTAGAISSIAFGIPVPAVDGNVLRVVSRLSADDSDIGNPALKKDVAARLRRILPEGRAGDFNQAMMELGATVCLPNGAPLCGECPLSSLCLAHREGLTDRLPVKTAKKARVSEDLTVFLIACGGRAALRRRPEKGLLAGLWELPNVPGKLGAEQAKELLEKWGVPAREMKPLPGAKHIFTHREWHMTAWAVRTGRADEGMTWASTRELEESYPLPYAFKAFFRPLKELISAID from the coding sequence ATGAGCATTTACAGCGAATACGATTTTGAAAAAATCGTTTCCCCGCTTCTTTCCTGGTATGGACGCGCGGCCCGCGTGCTGCCGTGGCGGGACCATCCCGAGCCTTACCGCGTGTGGGTTTCGGAGATCATGCTGCAGCAGACCAGGGTGGAGGCGGTAAAGCCGTATTTCGAGCGGTTCCTCGCGGCGCTTCCCACTGTTTCGGATCTGGCCCGCGCGCCGGAAGAGCAGCTTCTGAAGCTTTGGGAAGGGCTCGGCTATTACAGCCGGGCGCGCAATTTACAGAAGGCCGCGCGGATCATGGCGGAGCGGCACAGAGGGGAAGTGCCCGCGTCGTACGAAGAGCTTCTCGCCCTTCCGGGCATCGGGGAGTACACCGCGGGCGCGATTTCGTCCATCGCGTTCGGCATCCCTGTCCCCGCGGTGGACGGGAACGTCCTGCGCGTCGTCTCGCGCCTGAGCGCGGACGATTCGGACATCGGGAACCCCGCCCTCAAAAAGGATGTGGCGGCGCGCCTGCGCCGGATCCTGCCGGAAGGCCGCGCGGGGGATTTCAATCAGGCGATGATGGAGCTGGGCGCCACGGTCTGCCTGCCGAACGGGGCGCCGCTTTGCGGGGAATGCCCGCTCTCTTCGCTGTGCCTTGCGCACAGGGAGGGCCTGACGGACCGGCTGCCGGTGAAAACGGCGAAAAAAGCGCGCGTTTCGGAGGACCTCACGGTGTTCCTCATCGCGTGCGGCGGCCGCGCGGCGCTGCGCAGACGGCCGGAAAAAGGGCTTCTAGCCGGCCTGTGGGAGCTGCCGAACGTTCCGGGGAAGCTCGGAGCGGAACAGGCGAAGGAGCTTTTGGAAAAATGGGGCGTTCCGGCGCGGGAGATGAAGCCGCTGCCGGGCGCGAAGCATATTTTCACCCACCGTGAATGGCACATGACGGCCTGGGCCGTCCGGACCGGGCGGGCGGATGAAGGCATGACCTGGGCTTCCACACGGGAGCTGGAGGAGAGCTATCCCCTCCCGTATGCGTTCAAGGCTTTTTTCCGGCCGCTGAAAGAATTGATTTCGGCGATTGATTGA
- the murD gene encoding UDP-N-acetylmuramoylalanine--D-glutamate ligase encodes MDSRIQAFLNRLKGKRAAFCGIGGSNLPLIRIFARAGAQVTACDKRTREKLGALADELETLGVELRLGEGYLDHLDADVIFRTPGMRFYTPELDRAREQGKAVTSEMEAFFDLCPCRIYAVTGSDGKTTTTTVISEFLKEAGKRVHLGGNIGKPLLPEVDTVRPDDVAVVELSSFQLISMRRSPDVAVVTNLAPNHLDIHKDMAEYINAKRNIVLHQNAFGRAVLNADNEITAGFAEDVRGDLRWFSRRHPSSRGAWLREDGKILVGGTEVMDASEIRIPGMHNVENYLAAISAVWGDVGPDAIRKVARTFNGVEHRMEFVREVDGVRYYNDSIGTSPSRTISGTLSFYPGKIILLAGGYDKKLSFDALGPAIVKKVKTLVLMGATADKIEASVKAAPSYRPGNPEIVRVGSMEEAVAAARRAAKRGDVVSLSPACASFDMYPNFETRGNHFKKLVNSL; translated from the coding sequence TTGGACAGCAGAATACAGGCTTTTCTGAACCGTCTGAAAGGAAAGCGCGCCGCGTTCTGCGGCATCGGGGGCAGCAACCTGCCGCTGATCCGCATTTTCGCGCGGGCGGGGGCGCAGGTGACCGCGTGCGACAAAAGGACGCGCGAAAAGCTGGGCGCGCTGGCGGATGAGCTGGAAACGCTCGGCGTGGAGCTCCGGCTCGGGGAAGGGTATCTGGATCATCTGGATGCGGATGTGATCTTCCGCACGCCGGGTATGCGGTTCTATACGCCGGAGCTGGACCGCGCGCGGGAGCAGGGGAAAGCGGTCACCTCGGAAATGGAGGCCTTTTTCGACCTGTGCCCCTGCCGGATCTACGCGGTGACGGGCAGCGACGGGAAAACCACGACGACCACGGTCATTTCGGAATTTCTGAAAGAGGCCGGGAAGCGGGTGCATCTCGGCGGAAACATCGGAAAGCCCCTTCTGCCGGAGGTGGATACGGTGCGCCCGGACGACGTGGCGGTGGTGGAGCTCTCCAGCTTTCAGCTGATCTCGATGCGCAGAAGCCCGGATGTCGCCGTCGTGACGAACCTTGCCCCCAATCACCTGGATATCCATAAGGATATGGCGGAATATATCAATGCGAAGAGAAATATCGTGCTGCATCAGAACGCGTTCGGCCGCGCCGTGCTGAATGCGGACAATGAGATCACCGCCGGCTTCGCCGAAGACGTGCGCGGCGACCTCCGCTGGTTCAGCCGCCGCCATCCGAGTAGCCGCGGCGCGTGGCTGCGGGAGGACGGAAAGATCCTGGTCGGCGGGACGGAGGTCATGGATGCTTCGGAGATCCGGATTCCCGGGATGCACAACGTCGAAAATTACCTTGCGGCGATTTCCGCCGTGTGGGGGGATGTCGGCCCCGACGCGATCCGTAAGGTCGCGCGGACGTTCAACGGCGTGGAGCACCGCATGGAATTCGTGCGCGAGGTGGACGGCGTGCGCTATTACAACGACTCCATCGGCACGAGCCCCAGCCGCACCATTTCCGGGACGCTCTCGTTCTACCCCGGGAAGATCATCCTGCTGGCGGGCGGCTACGACAAAAAGCTGTCGTTCGACGCTCTGGGGCCCGCGATCGTGAAAAAGGTGAAGACCCTGGTCCTGATGGGCGCTACCGCCGACAAGATCGAGGCGAGCGTGAAGGCCGCCCCAAGCTACAGGCCCGGGAACCCGGAGATCGTGCGCGTCGGAAGTATGGAGGAAGCGGTCGCCGCGGCCCGCCGCGCGGCGAAGCGCGGCGACGTGGTTTCGCTTTCCCCTGCCTGCGCGAGCTTCGACATGTACCCCAATTTTGAAACGCGGGGGAACCATTTCAAGAAACTGGTCAACTCCCTTTAA
- a CDS encoding M42 glutamyl aminopeptidase produces MEELKKLLFRLCSAPGTSGAEESAAETAVRELEKYGTTRVEGAMGNVVCTMGNPDARRRILLDAHLDQIGLVVTGVDERGFVRVAPCGGVDRRVLPGSPMTVCGRETLRGVVSCMPPHLLKGGEDKVVPVEKMAVDLGLPRDRVMELVAPGDRVLWQVQPRALLGSRVTAAGLDDRAGVCVLIRCAELLSREKLDCRLSILLSSREEVGGQGAVTGAFAQEPDEALVVDVSFGTQPGVAEQKSGRLSGGPMIGVAPSLNHAMTQELARLARKQEIPFQYEVMGGKTGTNADSIGISRAGVRCALASVPLRNMHTPAEVVDLTDLENTARLLAEYVKEAR; encoded by the coding sequence GTGGAAGAATTGAAAAAGCTCCTGTTCCGGCTCTGCTCCGCGCCCGGCACATCCGGGGCGGAGGAATCCGCGGCGGAAACGGCCGTGCGAGAGCTGGAAAAATACGGGACGACGCGCGTCGAGGGTGCCATGGGCAACGTGGTCTGTACGATGGGGAACCCGGATGCGCGCCGCCGCATCCTTCTGGATGCGCACCTCGACCAGATCGGCCTGGTCGTGACGGGCGTGGATGAAAGGGGCTTCGTGCGCGTCGCCCCGTGCGGCGGGGTGGACCGGCGCGTCCTGCCGGGCTCGCCCATGACCGTGTGCGGCAGGGAAACCCTGCGCGGCGTCGTTTCCTGTATGCCGCCGCACCTTTTGAAAGGCGGGGAGGACAAGGTCGTCCCCGTGGAAAAGATGGCGGTCGATCTCGGCCTTCCGCGCGACCGGGTGATGGAGCTGGTCGCACCAGGCGATCGCGTGCTCTGGCAGGTACAGCCGCGCGCTCTGCTCGGCAGCCGCGTCACCGCCGCCGGGCTCGACGACCGTGCGGGCGTCTGCGTGCTGATCCGCTGCGCGGAGCTGCTCAGCCGGGAAAAGCTCGATTGCCGTCTGAGCATCCTGCTCAGCAGCCGCGAGGAGGTCGGCGGGCAGGGCGCGGTGACCGGCGCTTTTGCGCAGGAGCCGGATGAAGCGCTCGTCGTCGACGTCAGCTTCGGGACCCAGCCGGGCGTGGCCGAACAGAAAAGCGGCAGGCTTTCCGGCGGGCCGATGATCGGCGTCGCGCCGTCGCTGAATCACGCGATGACACAGGAGCTGGCGCGCCTCGCGCGGAAGCAGGAAATCCCGTTCCAGTACGAGGTGATGGGTGGAAAGACCGGGACGAACGCCGATTCCATCGGCATTTCCCGCGCGGGTGTTCGCTGCGCGCTGGCATCCGTTCCGCTCCGGAATATGCACACCCCGGCGGAAGTCGTCGACCTGACGGATCTGGAAAACACGGCGAGGCTGCTCGCCGAATATGTAAAGGAGGCGCGATGA
- a CDS encoding M42 glutamyl aminopeptidase produces MMADLELLRRLCSLRGVSGREEEVSDAIRKEVSPYADQVETDALGNLIVYQKGRKRAPVRLMLSAHMDEVGLIVTSVTEDGLLKFSCVGGIDRRVLPGKSVLAEGKIPGVIGVKPIHLLEKEELGKAVPPDDLTIDIGARDRGEALKHVSPGDVATFDSGFDCSRGIVTGRALDDRAGCAILIDLLKREPEYDRTVVFCVQEEIGLCGSATAAYSVNPQAAVVVEATTAADVADVEEMKQVCRVGGGPVVSFMDRRTIYDKEYYRLAFRTAQENGIPCQAKQAVAGGNDAGSIHASRSGVRTAAVSLACRYLHSAAGLISEEDFHNTEKLVEILADRIAGGEPRP; encoded by the coding sequence ATGATGGCTGATTTGGAGCTGTTGCGGCGCCTTTGCTCCCTGCGCGGCGTGTCGGGCCGGGAAGAGGAGGTTTCCGACGCCATCCGGAAAGAGGTTTCGCCTTATGCGGATCAAGTGGAAACGGATGCGCTCGGCAATCTGATCGTTTACCAGAAAGGGAGAAAAAGGGCGCCGGTCAGGCTGATGCTCAGCGCGCACATGGATGAGGTGGGACTGATCGTCACATCCGTCACGGAGGACGGCCTTCTGAAATTTTCGTGCGTGGGCGGCATCGACCGCCGCGTCCTGCCGGGCAAGTCCGTCCTTGCGGAAGGGAAAATTCCCGGCGTCATCGGTGTGAAGCCGATTCATCTGCTCGAGAAGGAAGAACTGGGAAAAGCGGTTCCCCCGGATGATCTCACGATCGATATCGGGGCGCGGGACCGCGGCGAGGCGCTGAAGCATGTTTCGCCCGGCGATGTCGCCACGTTCGATTCCGGGTTTGACTGCTCGCGCGGCATCGTCACGGGGCGTGCGCTCGACGACCGCGCCGGATGCGCCATTCTGATCGATCTGCTGAAGCGGGAGCCCGAATACGACCGCACCGTGGTGTTCTGCGTACAGGAGGAAATCGGGCTGTGCGGCTCCGCGACGGCGGCCTACTCGGTGAACCCGCAGGCGGCCGTCGTGGTGGAGGCCACAACGGCCGCGGATGTGGCGGATGTCGAGGAAATGAAGCAGGTGTGCCGCGTCGGCGGGGGCCCAGTCGTCTCTTTCATGGATCGCCGCACCATTTACGACAAGGAATACTACCGCCTGGCGTTCCGCACGGCGCAGGAAAACGGGATCCCCTGCCAGGCAAAACAAGCGGTGGCCGGCGGCAACGACGCCGGGTCCATCCACGCTTCCCGGTCGGGCGTCCGCACCGCCGCGGTTTCGCTCGCGTGCCGCTATCTGCATTCCGCCGCCGGCCTGATTTCGGAGGAGGATTTTCACAACACTGAAAAGCTCGTCGAAATCCTCGCGGACCGCATCGCCGGCGGAGAGCCACGCCCTTGA
- a CDS encoding protein of unknown function (Evidence 5 : Unknown function) — protein MIREADDQNLLRKAAFCPPFACKIQGLAEAYGMNLPFARFWVQESGEEPCCALSLLDGAMVMDAGENADFRELAGFIRAAGCRTLLCAERIAHRMPAKADRTGAILHFSGTAPFPDLKGAEPDPSLREMSGLLCECGELEQAQAESFYLDLSHRVRHGAALTAGIREKERLAACAAALSVTEKTAVLSAVAVHPDFRRRGLGTRVVGSLISRLPGRDVFVFCAGPQAERFYASLSFSPWGRWAELDFEKEKRYG, from the coding sequence TTGATCCGCGAAGCGGACGATCAAAATCTGCTGCGGAAAGCGGCCTTCTGCCCGCCGTTTGCCTGCAAAATTCAAGGGCTCGCCGAAGCTTACGGAATGAATCTGCCGTTCGCGCGGTTCTGGGTTCAAGAGAGCGGGGAGGAGCCGTGCTGCGCGCTTTCCCTTCTGGACGGCGCCATGGTGATGGACGCGGGGGAAAACGCCGATTTCCGCGAGCTGGCCGGGTTTATCCGGGCCGCCGGATGCCGCACTCTCCTGTGCGCGGAGCGGATTGCGCACCGGATGCCCGCAAAAGCGGACAGGACGGGCGCGATTCTCCATTTTTCTGGAACGGCCCCTTTCCCGGATCTCAAAGGGGCGGAGCCGGATCCTTCCCTCCGGGAGATGTCCGGCCTGCTCTGCGAATGCGGCGAGTTGGAGCAAGCGCAGGCCGAATCTTTCTATCTCGACCTGTCGCACCGCGTGCGGCACGGCGCCGCGCTGACCGCGGGTATCCGCGAAAAAGAACGGCTCGCCGCCTGTGCTGCCGCCCTCTCCGTTACGGAGAAAACGGCGGTGCTCTCCGCCGTGGCGGTCCATCCGGATTTCCGCAGGCGGGGGCTTGGAACCCGCGTGGTGGGCAGCTTGATTTCGCGCCTGCCGGGCCGGGATGTTTTCGTTTTCTGCGCCGGCCCGCAGGCGGAGCGGTTTTACGCCTCGCTCTCTTTTTCCCCGTGGGGAAGATGGGCCGAGCTTGACTTTGAAAAGGAGAAACGATATGGCTGA
- a CDS encoding Xylan 1,4-beta-xylosidase, which yields MADKRFQTVYSQGAIDVVKIIWDTETGVQYLQTQGGYAGGLTVLMGGDGKPMLRHSADEE from the coding sequence ATGGCTGACAAAAGATTTCAGACGGTGTACTCCCAGGGCGCGATCGATGTGGTCAAGATCATCTGGGATACGGAAACCGGCGTGCAGTACCTTCAGACCCAGGGCGGCTATGCCGGCGGGCTTACGGTCCTGATGGGCGGGGACGGAAAGCCGATGCTGCGGCACAGTGCGGATGAAGAATAA
- a CDS encoding putative C-S lyase involved in a first step of EF-P modification (Evidence 3 : Putative function from multiple computational evidences) — MMTYPYFKIDEKIRRAADEAMETISGQLKKIDETTDYNQQKMMAAFQRAGVSESHFAATTGYGYGDRGRDALDRVYAFALGAEDALVRHNFVSGTHALTVALFGVLRPGDTMLSVTGIPYDTLRGVIGLNGDGNGSLREFGIRYEQIDLKPDGTPDYGEMERRIRPGIRMVYLQRSRGYSLRPSLFVEEIGRIARIAKEKAPDCIVMVDNCYGEFVQAEEPTQHGADLMAGSLIKNPGGGVAPTGGYIAGRRDLVESCSYRLTTPGTGREIGCTLGNNRELFMGAFHAPHVTGEALKTAAFTAALFSRFGYGVTPLPDEPRADIIQTVLLRRKEALVAFCRGVQKGAPVDSFVVPEPWDMPGYDCKVIMAAGAFTLGASIELSADAPLREPYAVWMQGGLNFHSGRLGAMLAAQSMLEENIL, encoded by the coding sequence TTGATGACATATCCCTATTTCAAAATAGATGAAAAAATCCGCCGCGCGGCGGATGAAGCGATGGAGACGATCTCCGGGCAGCTGAAAAAGATTGATGAAACAACCGATTACAACCAGCAGAAAATGATGGCGGCCTTTCAGCGCGCCGGGGTCAGCGAAAGCCATTTTGCGGCCACCACGGGCTACGGCTACGGCGACCGTGGACGAGATGCGCTGGACCGCGTGTACGCTTTCGCGCTTGGCGCGGAGGATGCGCTGGTGCGGCACAATTTCGTCAGCGGCACCCACGCGCTTACGGTGGCGCTGTTCGGCGTGCTGCGCCCGGGCGATACGATGCTCAGCGTCACCGGAATCCCCTATGACACCCTGCGCGGGGTGATCGGCCTGAACGGGGATGGGAACGGCTCGCTCCGGGAATTCGGAATCCGCTACGAGCAGATCGACCTGAAGCCGGACGGGACGCCGGATTACGGGGAGATGGAGCGCCGCATCCGCCCCGGCATCCGGATGGTCTATCTTCAGCGCTCGCGGGGGTACAGCCTGCGCCCGTCCCTGTTTGTCGAGGAGATCGGGCGCATCGCGCGGATCGCCAAAGAAAAGGCGCCGGACTGCATCGTGATGGTGGACAACTGCTACGGGGAATTCGTGCAGGCGGAAGAACCCACTCAGCACGGTGCGGACCTGATGGCGGGTTCGCTGATCAAAAATCCCGGCGGCGGCGTCGCGCCGACGGGCGGATACATCGCCGGGCGGCGCGATCTGGTGGAAAGCTGTTCCTACCGCCTGACGACGCCGGGCACCGGGCGCGAGATCGGGTGTACGCTCGGCAACAACCGCGAGCTGTTCATGGGGGCGTTCCACGCGCCGCATGTGACGGGCGAGGCGCTGAAAACGGCGGCTTTCACCGCGGCGCTGTTCTCGCGTTTCGGGTACGGCGTCACGCCCCTGCCCGACGAGCCGCGCGCGGATATCATCCAGACGGTGCTGCTGCGCCGCAAAGAGGCGCTGGTGGCGTTCTGCCGCGGGGTGCAGAAGGGCGCTCCGGTCGATTCCTTCGTCGTTCCGGAGCCGTGGGACATGCCCGGCTACGACTGCAAGGTGATCATGGCGGCGGGGGCGTTCACGCTCGGCGCGTCCATCGAGCTTTCCGCGGACGCGCCCCTGCGCGAGCCGTATGCCGTGTGGATGCAGGGCGGCCTGAATTTTCACAGCGGCCGTCTGGGAGCAATGCTCGCGGCGCAGTCCATGCTGGAGGAGAACATCCTGTGA
- a CDS encoding NAD(P)-bd_dom domain-containing protein — protein sequence MQIAIIGATGRQGGLIVQEALKRRHRVTAVVSNRAKVMFSSVSILEKDLFRLASDDLNGFEAVVDASRAADGHEDEYVTSLKHLIEIFHDLPQVRLLVVGGAGSLYVNPEKKLRLLDAKDFPAARKPAEISMAKALGMLKESGVSWTYLSPSAVFDPEGLRTGRYITGDDVLLTDQNGESYVSYADCAVAVVDEIERKAHIRKRFTIASEKLN from the coding sequence ATGCAAATAGCAATTATCGGCGCAACGGGAAGGCAGGGGGGCCTGATTGTTCAGGAAGCCTTGAAAAGGAGGCACCGCGTCACCGCAGTGGTGAGCAACCGCGCGAAGGTCATGTTCAGTTCGGTTTCCATTCTGGAAAAGGACCTTTTCAGGCTGGCTTCGGATGATCTGAATGGATTCGAAGCCGTGGTGGATGCGTCCCGGGCAGCAGACGGTCACGAGGATGAATACGTCACATCCCTGAAGCATCTGATTGAAATTTTCCATGATCTGCCCCAGGTGCGGCTTCTCGTCGTGGGCGGCGCGGGAAGCCTTTATGTGAATCCGGAAAAAAAGCTTCGCCTTTTGGACGCCAAGGATTTTCCGGCTGCACGCAAACCCGCGGAGATCAGCATGGCGAAGGCACTCGGCATGCTGAAAGAAAGCGGCGTCAGCTGGACGTATCTGAGCCCCTCGGCCGTTTTCGATCCCGAGGGGCTTCGCACCGGGAGATATATCACGGGCGACGACGTTCTGCTCACGGACCAAAACGGGGAAAGCTATGTCAGCTACGCCGACTGCGCCGTCGCGGTGGTCGATGAGATCGAGAGAAAAGCCCACATCCGCAAGCGGTTCACCATCGCTTCCGAAAAACTGAACTGA
- a CDS encoding Spore photoproduct lyase, whose translation MDMRFDTVYYEPNALDYELGQMLRGKYANLPWVQIGNHNRIPELTAADNRDFPKLKRHLIIGVRKTHQYVPNHKVSDWLVPYTSSGCRAMCLYCYLVCNYNKCAYLRLFVNREQMLDRLLKKDAAAIVPQTFEIGSNSDLLLENTITDNLHFTIERFAREGRGNLTFPTKFDMVNPLLELDHRGKTIFRMSVNPEEIIHRIELGTSMLSARIRALNDVAEAGYPVELLIAPVILLPDWKRLYGELIEQLADELSEKVTHNGFIEIILMTYSFIQNAINMDAFPNAVQLFNRETMTGRGRGKYCYRNDVRAEVESFLRKKVSQQLPAMPILYIS comes from the coding sequence ATGGATATGCGTTTCGATACAGTGTATTACGAGCCAAATGCGCTTGATTATGAGTTGGGGCAGATGCTCCGGGGCAAATACGCAAACTTACCTTGGGTGCAAATAGGGAATCATAACCGTATACCAGAACTGACAGCGGCGGACAACCGGGATTTTCCAAAGCTAAAAAGGCATCTTATCATCGGAGTGAGAAAGACACACCAATACGTGCCGAACCATAAGGTTTCCGACTGGCTGGTACCATATACTTCTTCCGGCTGCCGGGCAATGTGCCTATATTGCTATCTGGTATGCAATTATAACAAATGCGCCTATCTCCGCCTGTTTGTAAACCGTGAGCAAATGTTGGATAGGCTGCTTAAGAAGGATGCCGCGGCCATTGTGCCGCAAACCTTTGAGATTGGCAGCAACAGCGATCTGTTGCTGGAAAACACGATAACGGATAATTTGCACTTTACAATCGAGCGTTTTGCGCGCGAAGGCCGCGGCAATCTGACTTTTCCGACGAAATTTGATATGGTAAATCCACTACTTGAGCTTGATCACAGGGGTAAGACTATATTTCGTATGAGCGTGAATCCTGAGGAGATAATACACCGCATAGAACTGGGCACATCAATGCTGAGCGCACGAATCCGTGCGCTTAACGATGTAGCGGAGGCCGGATATCCAGTGGAGCTGTTAATTGCGCCCGTGATCCTGCTTCCAGACTGGAAGCGGCTATATGGGGAATTGATTGAGCAGTTGGCAGACGAGCTAAGCGAAAAGGTCACGCACAATGGGTTTATAGAGATCATACTGATGACTTATAGCTTCATACAAAATGCCATTAACATGGATGCGTTTCCAAATGCCGTACAACTTTTTAACCGGGAGACTATGACCGGGCGTGGGCGCGGTAAATACTGCTACCGAAATGATGTACGTGCAGAGGTCGAGTCTTTTTTGAGGAAGAAGGTATCGCAGCAACTACCTGCTATGCCAATATTGTATATTTCGTGA
- a CDS encoding conserved protein of unknown function (Evidence 4 : Unknown function but conserved in other organisms), protein MFQTAPGVTIPFPDKILEEYQIFKGESICANVSYEKLLALITDFYRALPEPLFLVMQLPLSIDEENKMGFEEILHQEVLYLDGQTQSQIDTIMTSYGQLLLSDGLSQFAIASHKSHEEIFIQKYKVVSIYSEIPERYAVLLTKYGLHKTDQLITAWDTFSQDYPGECRRICIDGLDTYDVADILKKQGMYRAKIIED, encoded by the coding sequence ATGTTTCAAACTGCTCCCGGAGTGACAATTCCATTCCCCGATAAGATTTTGGAAGAATATCAGATATTTAAGGGAGAATCCATTTGCGCCAACGTCAGCTACGAGAAACTATTAGCTTTAATCACCGATTTTTATCGAGCACTTCCTGAGCCATTGTTTTTGGTGATGCAATTGCCACTGTCAATTGATGAAGAAAACAAAATGGGATTTGAGGAAATCCTTCACCAAGAAGTATTGTATCTTGACGGGCAAACGCAAAGCCAAATCGATACGATAATGACTTCATATGGTCAGCTATTATTAAGTGACGGATTATCTCAGTTTGCTATTGCGTCTCATAAAAGTCACGAAGAGATCTTTATTCAGAAATACAAAGTGGTTTCTATTTATTCGGAGATCCCAGAAAGGTATGCTGTCCTGCTAACAAAATATGGTTTACACAAAACTGACCAGTTAATAACTGCTTGGGATACTTTTTCACAAGACTATCCCGGCGAATGCCGCAGAATTTGTATTGATGGCCTTGACACGTATGATGTGGCAGATATATTAAAAAAGCAAGGTATGTATCGTGCAAAAATAATTGAAGACTAG
- a CDS encoding protein of unknown function (Evidence 5 : Unknown function), whose product MDETALMLDSTTIKVHQHGSGLKKGSTKRKPDEAGVD is encoded by the coding sequence GTGGACGAAACCGCACTCATGCTGGACAGCACTACCATTAAGGTGCACCAGCACGGCAGCGGTTTAAAAAAGGGCTCCACGAAGAGGAAACCGGACGAAGCCGGGGTGGACTGA
- a CDS encoding transposase produces MVDGLGNPLRFILSSGNRNDICLAKTLLEPFDLRGKLILADKGYDSDKFVRWIEKRGGMVVIPSRVIAKHPRTIDRLIYNERHLVENLFLKLKNHRRFATRYEKRAASFLAVTLLAATLLWLS; encoded by the coding sequence GTGGTTGACGGTCTTGGAAACCCTTTGCGGTTTATTCTCTCGAGTGGAAACCGTAACGATATTTGTCTTGCGAAAACCTTACTGGAACCATTTGATTTGCGGGGCAAACTGATTCTTGCTGATAAAGGCTATGACAGCGATAAATTTGTTCGCTGGATTGAAAAACGCGGCGGTATGGTTGTAATTCCCAGCCGTGTTATCGCGAAGCACCCGCGAACTATTGACCGGCTCATTTACAATGAACGGCATTTGGTCGAAAATTTATTCTTGAAACTCAAGAACCATCGCCGTTTTGCAACAAGATACGAGAAGCGAGCGGCCTCTTTTCTTGCTGTTACTCTCCTTGCCGCAACTCTGCTTTGGTTATCTTGA
- a CDS encoding protein of unknown function (Evidence 5 : Unknown function) → MPFIVNEPVNSSRVLRDNTAGNYNHTAAFFNPANKFIAVIAFISKNQFAPQIKWFQ, encoded by the coding sequence ATGCCGTTCATTGTAAATGAGCCGGTCAATAGTTCGCGGGTGCTTCGCGATAACACGGCTGGGAATTACAACCATACCGCCGCGTTTTTCAATCCAGCGAACAAATTTATCGCTGTCATAGCCTTTATCAGCAAGAATCAGTTTGCCCCGCAAATCAAATGGTTCCAGTAA
- a CDS encoding protein of unknown function (Evidence 5 : Unknown function) gives MTEENYQYRTSPFLLRNQFAGKGKSQIPVIPKFQAQKDDFDQLRLIGFDKTKLENTNHLDRMVHFFLYDYKFERVWKNPDTDLEKLKRYRAVLSPDFSMYVEMAPVLQLYNTFRNRWCGAYFASKGIRVVPTVNWGNENTFEFCFDGVEKGSTVAVSTLYGIGAR, from the coding sequence ATGACCGAAGAAAATTATCAGTACCGTACCAGTCCGTTTCTGCTGCGGAATCAGTTTGCGGGGAAAGGCAAGTCCCAAATTCCTGTTATTCCAAAATTTCAGGCGCAGAAAGACGACTTTGACCAATTAAGGCTGATCGGCTTCGACAAAACAAAACTGGAGAACACCAATCATCTTGACCGCATGGTTCACTTCTTCCTGTATGATTACAAATTCGAGCGTGTGTGGAAAAATCCGGATACCGATCTGGAAAAGCTGAAACGCTACCGTGCGGTGCTTTCCCCTGATTTCAGCATGTACGTCGAGATGGCGCCCGTTCTGCAGCTTTACAATACGTTTCGGAACCGCTGGTGCGGCGCTTATTTTGCCTCCAAGGGAATCCGTGTCGTGCCGACCGTTAACTGGGGAAACGAGAACACGTTTGAGTTCTGCTTCGACGGAGTCGAAAAAGGCTCTACGGTTGCGGTGTCCACCTTATATGGTATCGGAGCACGATAA